In the Kiritimatiellia bacterium genome, AATAATCACCGCGAGACGCTTTAAATACGAAATTGAAGTTTGCAAGCGATCCGATGTTGTGATTGTGCGCGTAGACCTCGATGCGGGAGTCTTGTGCGGCATAATCACGCGCAATCTGAAGAGAGTTATCGGTGGACGCATTGTCCGCAATAATAATTTGGAGATTAGAATAGGTTTGAGCGCAGATCGATTCCAGCGTGCGTTTAAGATACCGTTCTTCGTTTCGAAGAGGGATGGCTATGCTAACTAGTTTATTCATGGTCAAATAATAGGCGGTATGTCTTCCTCGAGGATACCTTTAATCCATCTGATTTCGGTTGTGGGGTGTTATTCTTTATTATAATCTTTATGAGAATAAGAAACATACACAAACAACTTGAGATCAAATAATTCAGCCAGGATCAGAGTGATTGTTGTTCATAGCGGAGGCTCATTTCGATGTGTGGACCTCAAGCACGGCTCGGCACATTGAATGTAAGTCGCCTTGAATGTGGCGCAGAGAACGCACAGCGCGTCACGCGCGGAGGATTCGATCGAAGGGTAGGAGACCACCACACGGACACTGTCGGGTCGCCCCTCGGCGCAGGAGGCGAGCGCCGCGCGCATCTGCTCGGGTCGATTTCGCGTGGGAATTACGATGGCGTAATCGTTACTCATGCCGTCGCTTAACGAAGGATAATACGCGCTGCTTGGTTGCCGACCATCCCAGCGCGCCAATCATCAGGACAATAAATGCAGCCATTGCGAACGGCGCTCCAATCACAAGTCTCGAAAGAGGCGAATCGACGTTCAGCACGTGCGCCGCCGCGCGCGCGGCGAGCATGAGGCACGCTCCTGTAATCGAGCTCCATCCGAGCAAATGAAGATAACGTATCCACGCGAATCGATCAAGATGATGCCGAAAACTTGCAGTCGCGAGCAGGATGAGAGTCAGCCCGCAGTAAGCCAACCAGCTCGCGGCCGCACCAGCCAAGCCCCACGATGCTGTCAGGCCTGCCAAGGCGAATGGATACCACACCAGCGAAAAGGCGTTAATCCATGCGGGCCAATGGACAAACCCCTTCGCCACCATCAGGATGTAAAACACCGAGGCGTACGCTTGCGCGACGCAGCCGATGAGATAGATCGACATGACCGCGGCGCCCTCTCGGGCAATCTGATCATTTCGCGTCCAAAACCTCAAAACCTCGGGGGAGAAAAAACAAAGATAGAGTCCGAAGCTCATGCACAAGGCGGCAACGATTTTGGCGTTTCTAAGCACGTGCCGCGTGATCTCGGCGGGTTCCGCGGACGCCACAACCTTGCAGGTTTCGGGATAAATCGCCGTCAGAAAAGGCGTGTAGACGAGGCTCGCTAATTTTCCGCCAGCCGAACCTGCATTGTAAACGGCAAGCATCGTGGCGGGCACCCATTTGGCAAGCAGGATGCGATCCATTTGTGTGATCAGCACTCCCGTGCCCGAGGTCCAGATGAGGCCGGCCGACAAGCCCCACAGGCGCTTCAGCTCCGACCATTCGAAGCGGGGTCCGTTTTCCTCAGCGGGCAGTATCGAATGGGCAGCGATTCGTTGCGCGACCACCAGCGCAACCGACGCCGCCGCCTCTGCAGCGCACAGAACGGCTATATTCCGGGTCGCGATCGCAGCGGCGGCCCCGGCGGCAGCATGCACTAAGGAGCCCGCCACGGTCACGAGGTTGCCCAATACCTGCCGCTCCGAGCCTATGAAAATGGACTGATACAAACCATAGAGGAAATAGGCGGCAATCTTCAGGGCCAGGAAAGTTAGCGCGAGCGCGACTGTTGGAGCGTTGACTTGCTCCAATGTGACCCAATGGCGAGCGATCGCGCCGGAGGCAGACGCGATGACAGCTGCGCACATCAAGCCAATCGTTCCGTAGAGCACCTCAAATGTTCGAGTCAGGCGACGGCTCGTGGCGGCCTGCTTTGGATCCGCGAGGCGCCGAGCGAGTTCACGCTGGAGGGCCAGAGAGATCCCCTGAGAAAAAATCGCGAGCACCAATTGCAGCGCGGCGAAAAATCCGATCAATCCGTAGCTCTCCAAACCCAAGTAATGAATGTAAAGAGGAACCAGTAGAAACGAAAGCAGGGGCCCCGTCAGCTGGCCGATCGCATTCGCGAGGGTATTCGCAAGCAAGATTTTTCGTCGCTGCACCGTCATCGCAGCCTGCGAAGCCAGGCATCAGGCCAATGAGTCACATTGCGGCTTAGGCTGCTTTCATTGAACGGCCACGGCGGTTGTTCGAGTATGAATTCCGGATGCGCAGCCGCAAAATCGCGCGCCGCGCGGGCTGGATTGTCTTCCGCCCAACGGGGGTCTCCGCGTGGCACGTCCGTAAGCTCTTGCATGAAGCCATCGGTGGCCACAATGTAGGAGTCGCGCGTCACCAGCGGAGCGTAGGCGCGTAATTCCTCGAGTACATGTTGATAGCTGTGATTCGAGTCCAGAAAGACCATGACCGATTCCCCTGGATGAACGAGGGACCGAACGCGCCGAACAATATCCGGGTCGGTTGAGCTGCCTTCGATCAGGGTGATGAGGGGAAAAAGTTCGTGCGCTTCAAGAGCCTTCCGATTGT is a window encoding:
- a CDS encoding oligosaccharide flippase family protein, with product MTVQRRKILLANTLANAIGQLTGPLLSFLLVPLYIHYLGLESYGLIGFFAALQLVLAIFSQGISLALQRELARRLADPKQAATSRRLTRTFEVLYGTIGLMCAAVIASASGAIARHWVTLEQVNAPTVALALTFLALKIAAYFLYGLYQSIFIGSERQVLGNLVTVAGSLVHAAAGAAAAIATRNIAVLCAAEAAASVALVVAQRIAAHSILPAEENGPRFEWSELKRLWGLSAGLIWTSGTGVLITQMDRILLAKWVPATMLAVYNAGSAGGKLASLVYTPFLTAIYPETCKVVASAEPAEITRHVLRNAKIVAALCMSFGLYLCFFSPEVLRFWTRNDQIAREGAAVMSIYLIGCVAQAYASVFYILMVAKGFVHWPAWINAFSLVWYPFALAGLTASWGLAGAAASWLAYCGLTLILLATASFRHHLDRFAWIRYLHLLGWSSITGACLMLAARAAAHVLNVDSPLSRLVIGAPFAMAAFIVLMIGALGWSATKQRVLSFVKRRHE
- a CDS encoding cephalosporin hydroxylase family protein yields the protein MKMEIDTRAGTLRIIDGEGQARTLPLYGEEAFDHIGRLWLKVNWNQKYTYTFAWMGRPIIQLPDDLMRTQEVIYRIKPDVIIETGIAHGGSLVFYASLCKAMGRGRVIGVDIEIRPHNRKALEAHELFPLITLIEGSSTDPDIVRRVRSLVHPGESVMVFLDSNHSYQHVLEELRAYAPLVTRDSYIVATDGFMQELTDVPRGDPRWAEDNPARAARDFAAAHPEFILEQPPWPFNESSLSRNVTHWPDAWLRRLR